The genomic DNA aaaaaagatgtacTATTAGCTGCATGGAATGGATTCATCTTCATCATGATCATgaggatatatatacatatatatatattatcactcttttttctttcaaactttgACCAagtttgcttctccttttaCAGGGAAAAAAAGTTTCCTTCTCCATGCCCCCACTTCTTGATGATTCTTTCTTCCAATATCAATGAAAAGGAGAGGAGACAGCGTTCTCAACACTTCCAAAGTTGAGGTAAATCCCATTTTCATCACACTTTTCAAGTCTGGCTATGGAAAATTCCAATAAAGATTTTCTACTTCTCCAACcaacaaacaagaaaaaggaataaaCATTTTCTCCATCTAATTGCACaatgaaaatttcttttaataatctTTCAATTTGTGATTATTTCCATCATTATAAATCAATCATCAcgttacatatatacatgttaaAGATTGTACGACCAATAAATATTAAGAATACATTTGATTTGgcatttctaattttctcatcatttaatatgtataatagatttttataattttagtgtCACTGATGAATTGGTATTAATTAGTAGCTTGTGAAGGTGTCTTTGGATTAAGAAGAGTTGCTAAAGGATTTTATAGCAACACGTTTGAGTTAGtaatacctttttttttttttggttagaaaAAAATGTCACTAAAAGGAGCTTTAAGTTGCACATTTGAactttttatatgtattatcTACTCTTATAATTTTGGTGTCCTCAATGAATTGATAACTAGTAAAGATGACATCATACTAAAAAAGTGTCACTAAAGGAGGAGCATTTAGTGATACTTTTGAGTTCCGATGATGATCTGACATCTTTTTATAGGGGTAAAGTTTATATTTCAAAGAAGAATATTATATACGAAAAGAATATCATGGACATATAATATCTCAATGCCTTTAATCAACTCAAAGGACATTTACATCATTTTCATGCACATCACATTCATTCATGGCTTGTGGCAAGCCCGCGAAATTGGGGTTGACGGAGGGCTAGTGAGAGAGCCCTCAATGATAAGATTTGCCACCAACTTGTTGGCTGCTTGAGAGTAGTGAATGCCATCCCAACTAATGTATTTTGTTGGGTCTTGGCAAGCAGTGCCAAGGAGTGGTCCCATATTTGGTTGTCTAATTCCACAAAATACTGTAGAGTTGCCACAACATTGCTTGAAAGGATCTAAAAAACCTGCCAAAACAGTTGGGTCTCTTGTTAATTAGAAGCCAACTAAATCATAAAAGCATATACATGATGATTGTTTTGCAtgcttatatattttaaagaaaatagcTTAAAAGTAAAAAGTAGTAATCTATGGAGGGATCAAATAAGTTACCAAATTTCTGGGCATTGGcaatgattttggatttggcGGTGTACATGTCGAAGGTTGTAATAACAACATCCGGGTATTGTGCCCTAAGCTTGTCAACGCTCTGCTTCCAGAGCCTGTTGAACATCTTCGTCTTCTTGTTTTGGCCTCTCACACAGCCGTGCTGGTCGTACAATTCATTTTCTGAATTAATGTACCCTTTAACCTTGTCCAGACAAGCAGTCTTGTTGAGCCGGCATTCGCCAACGGTGACGGGCATGCAACCGGTAGGGCCCCGGTTGTGCAGCCACAAGAACTTTGCCCCGGATTGAATCAGCCTCTgatcatcaaatattattatatatacatatacacacacacacatacacataggAAACTCCTACCttaaatatacatatagctTGATATTGAAAAATGATCATCTTCACCACCATCACCCCCACCACGAGGAGGAGGTGGGAAACAACTTACTTGCAGGCCACTGTAGTACTGCTCAATGACAACGGGAATGGAAGTGTTGTAGAAATCGTCGTTCTGGCCAATGTCAACGGTGTAGAGAGCTTTGGCAAAAACCTCAGGGTCGGGGAGCTGGGGCATGTATGATCGGTTCCCTAAACGCCGCCGAAACAACAGCCATCACTTCTTGGTtcgaaagggaaaagaaaaagaagggtaTTAGGATGAACTCACTCTCACTACTGTTATAATCATTTTTGAGTTGGTTGTAGAAGTCGATGGTTCGGGACTTGAATTGTAGGAATTCAGAGATTTGGACGTCTAGGTACATGGGGATGGGTAAAGCAGCCCAGGCGGGCAGTATGGGGCTGATCTTGGATCCTCCTGTTGCAAAGTTGGCTCCATACTTGTAACTTGTCCCTATTGTGTCCAGAGGTGACTCCAAATATGGCAATCCCAAATTCTCAGCTGCATCATATCATCAATGCACATCGACGCATACACATACAAAAACGCATAGAGAGGActttatcaataatattaaaaaaccAAGCCCAATCTGTCCGTGTGAGTGTGTGTTTTCTACGAGTAATGTTATTCATCTTCAATAGAAATGAACAGTCAGTGGCGAGCCAAGAAATAATTTGAGTTCagactaaattataattttagtcttagtcaaattataaaaattataattatttataataatatatatataaaaaataaaaaaatcagctGGGGCGTCAAAACATGGCTCCGCCACTGTGAGCAAGTATTTAATTAGTATTATAcatctatttaaatttaaataatatacaaaaataaaatctgtTAGATctccttttatctttttttagaCAAATACtgtcatattattattatttcatctGTGCTCGAGATAAATAGCATTAATGTTTTCTATGCATGCAAATACAATCCACCAATACATCCAATAAAACCTCAAGTACAATCAATCCTTTACTAATACTTCTTTGGCAATAATGGTGGAAATAAGATTTGAGGGGAGAGGCGTGGGCCccattgggggggggggggacccaCCCCTTGGATAGAAGAACTAATTCTTTTGTTAGAAATGAcacattctaaataaaaataaaatcatcttTTTGGTATATAGGAACTATAAATGTCAATAAGAAACGATTAGGAAGATTTGAATGCACAATCTCGTACTTAACCAAATCCAAAGTGAATTTGAACACAAAACCCATCCGCTAAACAATATCTAGATCTCTAAGTTGGTAATGGATTCATTGCACAGAATTTTTGCCAGTAGCAATGGGCAGAAAAAATTACCTAAATAGTCGATGATGACACGACCGTCGCTGAACCTTTTAGCATTCTCTTTATAACTCATGCCATAGGGATAAGAAAGGTCATTGAAGGCAACAAATGTAGTTCCGGTGTCGGAATTGGAGTCTCCGAAATTGAATATCGCCGGAAA from Diospyros lotus cultivar Yz01 chromosome 4, ASM1463336v1, whole genome shotgun sequence includes the following:
- the LOC127799829 gene encoding GDSL esterase/lipase At3g27950-like codes for the protein MASRVPMWALGALLLALVGGGAAAGAAGKCSFPAIFNFGDSNSDTGTTFVAFNDLSYPYGMSYKENAKRFSDGRVIIDYLAENLGLPYLESPLDTIGTSYKYGANFATGGSKISPILPAWAALPIPMYLDVQISEFLQFKSRTIDFYNQLKNDYNSSESEFILIPFFFFSLSNQEVMAVVSANDDFYNTSIPVVIEQYYSGLQRLIQSGAKFLWLHNRGPTGCMPVTVGECRLNKTACLDKVKGYINSENELYDQHGCVRGQNKKTKMFNRLWKQSVDKLRAQYPDVVITTFDMYTAKSKIIANAQKFGFLDPFKQCCGNSTVFCGIRQPNMGPLLGTACQDPTKYISWDGIHYSQAANKLVANLIIEGSLTSPPSTPISRACHKP